The DNA region GTGCATTTGCAGCCGATGTGGTGGCGCGATGATGGCTGGCCGGTGATGGGCTCCGATCCCGAGAGCGATGGAAAAGGCGAGCCGGTGCTCACGCATGCGAAGCCGAATGTCGGCCGCACATGGCCGGTCGCGGTGCCCGCGACGACCGATGAATTCAACGCGCCGAAGGCGGGACTGCAGTGGCAGTGGAACGCGAATCCACGCGAGGGTTGGGCCTCGCTCACGGCCAAGGCCGGTGCGCTGCGGCTGGCGAGCGTGCCTGCTCCGGCGACGCGCAATGACGATTCAGCAGCGAAGAACAGTCTGTACGATGCGCCGAATTTCTACGTGCAGAAGTTTCCCGCGCCTGCGTTTACCGCGACGACCGTGCTCGATTTCGCGCCGGTGGCCGAAGGCGAGATGGCCGGGCTGGCAGTGTTTGGGTTTAATTATGCGGTGCTGGGTTTGCGCAAGCAGGGCGAACAATCGCGGCTGGTGCTCTTGACGAACATCGGCGCGGACGCGGTCGGCGCGCAGCATCGCGAGACGGCCAGTGCTGAGGTGCCAGCGGGGCCGGTTTATCTGCGCGTGACGGTCGGGGCGGATGCGATGGCGCGCTTTGCCTACAGTCTGGATGACGTGACGTTCACGCCGATTGGCGAGGCGTTCAAGGCACGCGAAGATCGCTGGATCGGTGCGAAGTTTGGGCTCATCGCGACGGCACCTAGCGACGCCACGGCGACGGGGCACGCGGACTTCGACTGGTTCCGGGTGACGGCGCCGGTTCGGTAAGTGCGGCGGCGTGAATGCCGCGATAGTTTCTTTTCTGGTTATAGTCAGTGTTACCCCAAAATCCCTATGACGCACTTCTTGAAAAACGTGGCGTTTGCCGGTGGCTGTTTCTTGAGCTCGGTTGCGATGATCGCGGCGGATGTGCCGGCTGCGCGTGAGGCGCTGGATTTTAATCCGGGCTGGCGGCTGCACGTCGGCGATCCGGCGGGGGCGCAGGAGACGCGGTTCGATGATGCGGGATGGAAACCGGTGACGCTGCCGCGCGCGTGGAATGAGGACGAGGCGTTCAAGAAAGACATCAAGGATCTTTCCACGGGAATCGCATGGTATCGGAAGACGTTTGTGCTGCCGGCGGGGAGCGGAGGGCGGAAGGTGTTTCTCGAGTTTGAAGGTGTACGCCAGGCCGCCGAGGTGTGGATCAACGGCAAGCTGGTCGGCGGGCACGAGAATGGGATCAACGCCTTCGGGCTCGATGTGACCGAGCAGGTGCGGCCGGCGCCGGAGGCTAATGTGATCGCGGTGCGGACGGACAACGCGTGGGACTATCGTGAGCGGTTGTCGGGGGCGCGGTACCAGTGGTCGGATAAAAATTTCAACGCGAACTACGGAGGCATTCCGAAGAATGTGCGGCTGCATGTGACGGACCGCGTCTATCAGACGCTGCCGCTGTATTCGCATCTCGGATCGACGGGCGTCTATGTGTACGCGACTGACTTCGATGTGGCGGCGCGGGTGGCGACGATTCATGCAGAGTCGGAGATCCGCAACGAGGCGACGGCGGCTAGGACGTTTGTCTATCGCGTGAAGGTGGCTGATCGCGACGGGCGCACGGTGGCGGAGTTCGATGGCGGACGTTATACGATTGCGCCTCGCGAGAGCGTGACGGCGCGGGCGTCGGCGCGGGTGAAGGAGCTGAATTTTTGGAGCTGGGGATACGGTTATCTTTATACGGTGACGACGTCGCTGGAGAGCGAGGGGCAGGTGTTTGATTCGGTCGTGACGCGTACAGGTTTTCGCAAAACGGAGTTCGGGCAGGGCGTAGTGAAACTGAATGATCGTGTGATTCAGCTGAAGGGCTACGCGCAGCGGACGTCGAATGAGTGGCCGGCGCTGGGGATGTCGGTGCCACCGTGGTTAAGCGATTACAGCAACGGGCTGATGGTTGAGAGCGGGGCGAATCTGGTGCGCTGGATGCACATCGCGCCGTGGAAGCAGGACGTGGAGTCGTGCGATCGCGTGGGGCTCATGCAGATGTTGCCCGCCGGAGACTCGGAGCGCGACGCGCAGGGACGGCAGTGGGTGCAACGCCAGGAGGTGATGCGCGATGCGATCATCTACAACCGGAACAACCCCAGCGTACTGGTTTATGAGTCGGGCAACAACGGCATCAGCGAGGCACACATGGCGGACATGAAGGCGATCCGTGATCGTTTCGATCCGCACGGTGGGCGGGCGATCGGCAGTCGCGACATGCTCGACAGCCACGTCACGGAGTATGGCGGCGAGATGCTATACGTGAACAAGAGCGCGCGGCAGCCGATGTGGCAGACGGAATATTCGCGGGATGAAGGATTGCGAAAATATTGGGACGAGTTTTCGCCGCCGTATCACAAGGATGGCGAGGGGCCGCCGTATCGCGACGCGCCTGCGCCGACTTACAACCGGAATCAGGATACGCATGCGATCGAGAACGTCGTCCGGTGGTACGACTTTTGGCGCGAGCGGCCGGGCACGGGCACGCGGGTGAACTCGGGCGGCGTGAACATCATCTTCTCCGACACGAACACGCATTATCGCGGAGCGGAAAACTATCGCCGTAGCGGGGAAGTGGATGCCATGCGCATCGCGAAAGACGGGTTCTTCGCGCATCAAGTGATGTGGGACGGCTGGGTGGATGTGGAGACACCGCGCGCGCATATCCTCGGGCATTGGAACTATGCGGCGGGCGTGACGAAGCCGGTGACGGTGGTTTCGAGCGCGGAGTCGGTGGAGCTGTTTCTCAATGGGAAATCGCTCGGGCGTGGCGCGCAGAGCACGCGGTTTCTGTTCACGTTTCCGTCTGTCGCGTGGCAGCCAGGGACGCTCAGTGCGGTTGGCTACGATGCGAAGGGCGCGAAGATTTGTGAGGCGTCGCATGTGACGGCGGGAGAGCCGAGGGCACTCAAGCTTACGATTCAAAACGGGCCTGACGGATTGCGCGCCGACGCGGCGGATGTGGCGCTGGTGCAAGTCGAGGTGGTGGATGCGCAAGGGCGGCGGTGCCCGACGGCGCTGAACCTGGTGGACTTTGAGTTGAGCGGTCCGGCGGAATGGCGCGGCGGTATCGCACAGGGGCCGGATAACTTCATTTTGTCGCGATCGCTGCCGGTGGAGTGCGGGGTGAACCGCGTGTTGGTGCGCTCGACGTTGCAGGCGGGAAAAATTGTTCTGACTGCAAACGCGCAGGGGCTCGCATCGGCGAAGATCGAACTGGATTCACAGGCAGTGGAGACGACCGATGGCTGGTCGCGCAACCCGAGTGCGGCGGCGCTGGCCGGACGTCTGGGTCGCGGGCCGACGCCGGGGACAACTTCGTTCAAAGTGACGCGGAAAGCGGTCGCGGTTGCCAAGGCTTCGGCACTGGATGGTGGCGATCCGGCGCTGGCGTTCGATGACAACGAGGAGACGGCGTGGTCGGGGAAGAAGGCGGTGACGTTTGAGTTGTCGCGCGTGGCGCTGCTGAGCGAGATCACGCTGAAGACGGCGGGGTTTCGCGCGCGCAGTTATCCGATCCGGATCACGGTGGATGGTGTGGAAGTTTTTCGTGGCGTGACCGCGAGGAGCCTCGGGTATGTGACGCTGCCGCTGAAGCCGGTGGACGGGCGTGTCGTGCGCATCGAGCCCCTCGCTGGCAGCGAGGCGCGCGATGCGTTTGGCGGGATCACCGAGCTCGTGGATCAGAAGAACGCGACCACCGGCGAGCAGAACGTCGGCGCGGGAGCGCTGGGGATCATCGAGATCGAGTTCTACGAGCCGGCGGAGTTGTGAGCGCGGGCGTCAGACGACGCGGTTTTCTTTCATGACCTGCGAGTACCAGTGCGCGCTGAGTTTCGGCGTGCGCTTCTGCGTGGCGTAATCGACGTAGACGATGCCGAAGCGTTTGCGGTAGCCCTCGGACCACTCGTAGTTGTCCATGAAGGACCAGAGGAAATAACCCTTGAGCGGAACGCCCTCGGCGGTGGCGCGCTGGGCGGCGAGGAGGAAATTGCGCAGGTATTCGCGGCGGTGAAGGTCGAGGATTTCACCGTCGGCGTTGGGGGTGTCTTCGTAGCCCGCGCCGTTTTCGGTGATGTAGATGGATTTCACGCCGTAGAGCTCCTGGACATGGCGGGGCGTCCAGTAGTTGGACTGCGGTGTGTGGCGCAGCCAGGGGAGATCGGCTTGCGGAAAATTTCCGGTGAAGGGGAGGACGCGCCAGCGTTTGCGCTGCGCCTGCACATAGGAGCCGGCGTAGATGTTGAGGCCGAGGAAATCGGTAGGCTGCGAGATAAGCGCGAGATCGCCCTTCTGAACTTTCGGACGGTTGGCACCGGCGGCGCGGAGATAGCCGGCGGGGTAGTGGCCTTTGAAGACGGGATCGAGCAGGTGCCAGTTGCCTTCGTGGAAACACTTCCGGGCGGCGTCTATGTCGGCCGGGGTTTCGGTGAGCGGGAGATAGGACGGCGGGTTGTGGGTGAGGCCGACGGTGGCACCGCGGCCTCCGTGTTCGCGGACGGCGCGGACGGCGTGGCCGTGGGCGAGGAGGGCGTGGTGGTAGGCCTGGTTGACGACAGCGTCGGAGTCTTTGGTGCCCGGAGCGTGGATACCGTCTTTGAGAGAGAGGCCGATGAAGCAGGGGATCTCGTTAAGCGTGATCCAGCGTTTCACGCGGTCGCCGAGGGTTTTCACGACGGTGGTGGCGTAGGGAGCGAAGGCGTCGGGAGTGATGCGCGCGCGCCAGCCGCCGCGATCTTCGAGGGCTTGCGGGAGATCCCAGTGATAGAACGTGACCCAGGGCGTGATGCCGTGGGCGAGCAGGCGGTCGATGAGGCGGTCGTAGAAGGCGACGCCGGCGGGATTGAGCGAGCCGTCGCCCTGCGGGTAGAGGCGGCACCAGTTGATGGAGAGGCGGTAGTTTTTCGCACCGAGTTTTTTCATCAGGCGGAAGTCTTCGTCGAATCGGTGGTAGTGATCGCAGGCGATGGCGGGCGTGTCGCCGTTGAAAACTTTTCCGGGAGTGGCGGCGAAGCGGTCCCAGACGGACTCGCCTTTGCCGTCGGCGTTGGCGGCGCCTTCGATCTGGGTGGCGGCGGCGGCGACGCCCCAGGTGAAGTTTTTGGGGAAGGAGAGCGTGTTGATGTACTTGGGCATGGGATTGAGGCTAAGGATCGTTTGCGAAGGTGATTATGGGGCGAAAAAATTAAGCGGACTTGGCGAGCGCTGCGCATCTGTGAGACGTCTTGTTGAGAAAAATTCAACGCGCGGATGATTTTTTGCTACGAGTATTTGAAACTCAGTGTTTATGGGTAACGTCCTGAATACCTGAAATGACGAGCCACGAAATACGACAAACCCGGACAGCGCTCAAGATCACGCAGTCTGAACTCGCACGCCGGACCAATCTGAGTGCTTCGGACATCTCGCGCATCGAATGCGGGCACCGTGATGCCGATGAAAATGAGCTCGCAGCCATCCGGGCGGCGCTTGGAAGCGGCACTGAATCCGTGGGGAAAGGTTTGATGAAAAGCAAAGTGGTGGAGCCCGTCCGGACTCCTGAAGTTCCGGTGGTCATCGTACCTGCGGAGATCAAGCCTGCGTTGACGGGGACGGATCTTGCCGATCCTACCAGCTTCGGCGTGCTGCCTGACCTGTCGCTTTTGGAATCTGCTCGTGCAGGTGCTGCTGATTTTCGCGCCCGATGCGCAGCTGAAATCGTGAAGGCCCAGACGATACTGCATACGCCGCGCGTGCCGGCGGCGGTATGGCGAGCGTGGCGGCAGTTTGAGAAAGAAGCGTCTGAGATGCTTCGCGCGGGGGCGGTCGTAGTGGAGAACCAAGCACCTGTGGTCCAGACGCCACCGCCAGTCTTGCAGGCGGAGTCGGTTGTGATGGCGGAAGCCAAAGCGGAGTCTAAGAGCTTTGGCTCTCTGTTTGTGGAAGCGGCCCGTAAGCTTTTGCCTGCGGAGACGGTTGAGCGCCTGAACAAGGAGGCGGAGGCGGCACTGGCGGCTGATTCGTCGATGGGTTTTATGAAGCACTTCCGGCGGGTGGCGGAATCCACTTTGAGTGGGGAACTGCTCCAGCAGATTGCCGACGAGGCAGGCCGGTTGTTGAATTCGACGGATCGCTTGCGCAGTCGTCGTGGGCGCAAGCAGGCGGCTTAGCCGTGGATGGCGGAATGTTTGCCGGCGGCAGGGGCTTAGCGCTGTCGCCACCGATCTTTTTCGGGGCCGGTCAGATCTTCACGGTTACGGCGCTGACGAAGCAGCGCCCTCCATCGCAAGCGGACAACTCTCAAACAGCCCCTGGCACCACTTGGCTGAGGGCGGCTGATGGAGGGGCTTAGATTTTTCCGGGAAGGCTTGCCGTTTTGGCGGCTTTCTTCGATTCATGCCGAGCGCGCAGGAATTCAAAAACGATGGGAAGCACCGAGAGCAGGATGATCGCGAGGATCACGATCTTGAAGTTTTTCTGAATAAAGGGGTGAGTGCCGAAGAGGTAACCCGCGTAGGTGAAGAAATAAATCCAGATGAAGCCGCCGATGATGTTGTAGGCGATGAAGCGGCTGTAGGTCATGTGGCCGATGCCGGCGACGAAAGGGACGAATGTACGCACGATCGGGACGAAGCGCGCGAGGATGATGGCACGGCCGCCGTATTTTTCGAAGAAGGCGTGGGCGCGTTCGAGGTGTTTTTTGCGCAGGAAGAAGGAGTCTTCACGGGCGAAGACGCGCGGGCCGATCTTGGAGCCGATCCAGTAGTTGAGCGTGTCTCCGATCACGGCTGCGACGAACAGCAGGAGAGCCATCAGGTGGACGTTGAGTCCGGTGTCGGGCATCGCGCAAAACGCGCCGGCGGCAAACAGGAGCGAGTCGCCTGGCAGGAAAGGCGTCACGACGAGGCCGGTTTCGGCGAAGATGATCGCGAAGAGCACGGCATAGGTCCACAGCCCATAATCCTGGATGATCTCAGCCAGGTGGGCGTCGATGTGGAGGATGAAGTCGATGAGCTTTTTGATGAGATCAATCATGGAAGAACCGGGCCGGGCAGGAGATTTTGGACGCAAAAAAGGCAGGCGTGTGAGACACAGCCTGCCTTTGATTGAAAGGGCGTGAGACGGATTAGACGTCGGGCTTGGTTTTGCGGAGACCCTGGACGCGGTCGCCGGCTTTCCACTGGCCACGCTTTTTGAGGATGTCGACGCGCTCAAAGCGCTTCAGAACGTTACGTTTAACGACGAGGCCGTTGGCTCCTTGGAGACTTTTATGTTGGGACATGGCGGAATAAAGTAGGTGGTTCGATTCTGTGAAAGGGTCAGTTGTAAGTGTTCGCCTTTACCCATGACAAGTATTTTTCCGAAACGTTTTCGGTGCGAACGGTGATCCATTCGGGCGTTTTGTATGGGTGATGGGTGAGCAGCCACTTTTCGATGTCGGACTCACGTGTGGCGATGAACTTAATGGAAATGCGGAATTCCTCTGATCGTTCGGTACGGCCCTCCCATGAGTAGAAAGATGTGATCGGTCCTTCGATTTGGACGCAGGCGGCGAGACGCGATTCGATGAGTCCAGCGGCCAGAGTTTCGGCTTGCGGCATTGTGGCGACGGTTGTCCAACCGATCATTAGCATGGGCTCAAAATTGGTGGCGGCTAGAGGTGCGCAAGCAGGGAAAAATGCCCTTGACGGTGCTAATTTTTAAGCCTGCGCTACGCGGTTTCATCGCAGCCATTCACCCAGTTATTCATGAGAGACGACTATCTTAAGGAAGCCCAGAAGGTCATCAATGACCCCAACGTTTTGATCAACGTGGTGTCGCGTCGCGTGAAACAGCTCAAGCGTGGCAGCCGTCCGCTCGTGGAGTCGCTCGAAAAGCTTTCTTCCGAAGACGTTGCATTGCGCGAAGTGATCGAAGGCAAAATCAGCTTCGAACTCGCGGTTGGCGCCACTAACAACTAAGTGTTGCGCGTAATCGCGCTGAGGCCGACTGGCGGCTGAGCCCTAAGCCCGGCGCTGATTGAGCCTCTATGTCCGCCCAGAAAAAAGATCCGAATCGCTACACGGAGATCCGCAATGCCAAGGCGCTGCGGGATTACTCCGTGGACGAAAAATTTGAGGCGGGTCTCGCGCTGAAGGGGACTGAAGTGAAATCGATTCGTGCGGGACGGGCCCAGATCAGCGACTCGTTTGGGCGATTCGATAAGGGCGAGCTGTGGATGATGAATGCGCACATCGAGGAGTATGCGTATGGAAATATTGCGAATCATATCACGCGGCGTACGCGAAAGTTGCTTCTGCACAAACATCAGATCCGCAAGATCGCGCAGGCGATGCAGGTGAGCGGGAAGGCGCTGATTCCGCTGCGCATGTATTTCAAAGAGGCGCTGGTGAAGGTGGAAGTCGCGCTCTGCACCGGAAAAAAGAATTACGACAAACGCGACGATCTGAAGAAGAAGGCCGAGATGGACGAAGTGAAAAAGCAGATGAAGACCCACCGGCTATGAGTCAGCTGTCTCTGCCTGACTCAGTCACGTTGCGCGTTCCTGGAAGCACGTCTAACTGCGGGGCCGGTTTCGATACGCTCGGGCTGGCGTTGCAGATCTATAATCGGGTCACGCTGAAGCGGGCTGGTTCTGGGTCGGAGATCACGGCGAGTCGCGAGGAAGATGCTCGCGGGCAGAAGATGGTGGAGACGACGGCGAAGGCGTTTTTTGCGGCAGCGGAGGTCGAGCGTTTTGGGTTTTCGTTTGAGGTGAACGGAGAGGTGCCGCCTGCGCGTGGACTTGGCTCCAGCATGACGGTGATTGGCGGGGTGCTGGCGGGTTTGAATGAGTTGTCGGGCGCGAGATTGTCGCGGCATCAGTTGGTGGAGATCGCGAATGAACTCGAAGGGCATCCGGATAATGCGTCGGCGGCGATCCTCGGTGGATTTTGTGTGGCGAGGTGTGATCCGAAGACGAACCGGTATCTGGGTGTCGTGCGCGTGCCGATTTCGGACGAGTTGGTTTTCGTCGTGGCGTCGCCGAGCGTGGAAATGCTGACGAAGGAGTCGCGCGGCGTGCTGCCGGAGAGGCTTTCATACTTCGATGCGGTGAAGAGCATCAACAGCGCGGCGTTTTTTGCGGCGGCGCTAGCGACGAAGGATTACGCGCAGCTACGATACGCTGTCTGTGATTTCATGCATGAACCTTACCGGTTGCCGCGTATTCCGAATGGGCGCATGGCGATCGATGCGGGCATCGTGGCGGGGGCGCTCACGGGCTGGTTGAGCGGTAGCGGATCGAGCGTACTGTGTCTGGCGATGCGCGGGAGCGAGGCGGCGGTGGGGCAGGCGATGAGGTCGGCGTTTGCCGAGGTGAAGATCGCGTGCGAGGTACGGACGCTCATCGCGGACAATGACGGACTGAAGGTTGAGTGAGCCTGCGCTCATGCTGCACATCGTCCTTTTTCAGCCGGAGATTCCGCAGAACACGGGAAACATCGGGCGCATGTGTGCGCTGACGAAGTCACGGCTGCATTTGATTCATCCACTCGGCTACACGATCACAGACCGGCATTTGAAACGGGCGGGGATGGATTACTGGCATTCGCTCGATGTGCATCATCACGAGGACTGGAAATCGTTTCGGGCGAGCGCGGCGGGGCCGAAGCGGCTGTGGTTGTTCACGACGAAGACGACGCAGTCGTTTTGGAGTGTGAAGTACGAGAGCGGCGACGGGCTGGTGTTTGGCAACGAAGGGCACGGTGCGCCGGAGTGGCTGCATCAGGAGTTTGGTGACGCGATGCGGGTGACGATTCCTCATGCCGATCCGACGTTGCGGTCGCTCAACTTGAGCACGGCGGCGGGTATCGCGTGTTATGAGGCGGTGCGGCAGGTGGGGTTTGGGGCGCCGTGAGTGTGCGTAGTTGGGGGCGGCACTTGCTAAGTTCCGGTCCGTTGGACCGCTCGCGGCTACTTGGCAACGGTACGCAGGTAGAGTTCTTCGACTTTGGTGCGGGCCCAGGGGGTGCGGCGGAGGAATTGGAGACTGGATTTCACGCTGGGATCGAAGTTGAAGCAGCGGATGTCGATGCGGCGGCCGAGTTCGGCCCAGCCGTGTTTTTCGACGAGCTGGGTGAGGATCATTTCCAGGGTGATCCCGTGGAGGGGGTCTTTGGGTTTTTGCGTAGGCTGATCCATGAGCTGAGAGGAGACGTGGTTAGATTTCGCCGAGGCGGATGCAGGCGACTTCGCGGGCGCCGTTGTCAGCGGGGAGAAGCGGAGGGACGGCGGCTTTGCATTTTTCCACGGCGAAGGGGCAGCGTGGGTGGAAGGCGCAGCCGGCGGGAGGATTGATTGGCGACGGTGGATCGCCGGCGAGGACGAGGCGTTTGCGGGAGCGTTCGACGTCGGGGTTGGGCGTGGGGATCGCGCTGACGAGGGCGCGGGTGTAGGGATGGGCGGGGCGTTCGATGACGTCGGCGGCGCGGCCGAGTTCGACGATTTTGCCGAGGTACATGACGGCGACGCGGTCGGAGATGTGTTTCACGACGGAGAGGTCGTGCGCGATGAAGATGAGGCTGAGGTTCATCTTCTTCACGAGGCCGGCGAGGAGGTTCAGGATTTGGGCCTGGATGGAGACGTCGAGGGCGGAGACAGGTTCGTCGGCGATGATGACTTTGGGATTGAGCGCGAGGGCGCGGGCGATGGCGATGCGCTGGCGCTGGCCGCCGGAGAATTCATGCGGGTATTTCTGCATGAAGCGCGGGGCGAGGCCGACGTGGGTCATGATTTCGGCGACACGGGCGGGGACGTCGGCGGGCGGGCAGACTTTGTGTACGAGTAGCGGCTCGGCGATGGTGGCGAAGACCGTCATGCGCGGGTTGAGCGACGCGTAGGGGTCTTGGAAAACCATCTGGAGGTCGCGGCGTGCGGCGAGGAGGGAGTCGTCGGTGCCGGTGGTGAGATTTTTTCCTTCGAGGATGACGGTGCCGCCGGTGGTCGGGACGAGTTGGAGAATCGTGCGGGCTAGGGTGGATTTGCCGCAGCCGGATTCGCCGACGAGGCCGAGGACTTCGCCGCGCTGGATCGCGAGCGAGACGCCGTCGACGGCTTTGACGGTGCCGATCTGACGTTTGAGGAAACCCTGGTGAATCGGGAAGTGGGTTTTGACGTCGTGGAGTTCGAGAATAGGCGCGGACATGGGCGGATTTTTAACCACAGATTTCACGGATGGGACCGGATGAATCGGAGCCCGGCACGGGTCTCTCGAAGACTGGCGTTTTGAAATTCATTAGGTGGGCGTTATTGGATTTCGCCGGCTTGGACGCGGAGGCAGGCGTGGCGGTGGCCGGGTTTTTCTTCGGCGAGTTCGGGTGTTTCGACGCGGCAACGGTCGGCGGCGAATTCGCAGCGTGGGGCGAAGGCGCAGCCGGGGGGGAGCTTGGAGACGTCGGGCGGGAGGCCTTGGATGGTGTAGAGCTCGGAGCCTTTGGGCTGGAGGCCGGGGATGGATCGCTGGAGGCCTCGGGTGTAGGGATGTTTCGGATCGTAGAAGAGTGTGCGGACGTCGGCGGTTTCGACGATGCGGCCGGCGTACATGACCATGACGCGGTCGCAGAGGCCGGAGACGACTCCTAGGTCGTGCGTGATGAAGATCACGGCCATGCCGAGCTCGCGCTGCATTTTTTTGATGAGCTCGAGGATCTGCGCCTGGACGGTGACGTCGAGGGCGGTGGTGGGTTCGTCGGCGATGAGGAGCTCGGGTTTCGTGATCAGCGCCATGGCGATCATGACGCGCTGTCTCATGCCGCCTGAGAACTCGTGCGGGTAATAGTGGATACGCTTGGCGGCGTCGTTGATGCCTACGGCTTGAAGCATTTCGAGTCCGCGGGCGAGGGCGTCGGCGCGGGAGATTTTTTCGTGGATGAGGAGCGGTTCGATGAGTTGCTCGGAGATCCGCATGTACGGATTGAGCGAGGTCATTGGATCCTGGAAAATCATGGCGACGCGTTTGCCGCGGATGGCGCGGGCCTGGGCGGGCGTGCAGTGGAGGAGGTCCACGCCGTCGAACATCGCGCGGCCGCTGGCGATGCGGCCGGGAGGCTGGGGGATGAGGCCCATCAGCGAGTAGCAGGTGACGGATTTGCCGGAGCCGGATTCGCCGACAAGGCCGAGGGTTTCACCGCGTTCGAGATCGAAGCTGACGCCGTCGACGGCGCGGTACACGCCGCTGCGGGTGTGGAAGTGAGTGCGGAGGTCTTGGACGGAGAGGAGCGGCACGGGGAGACGGAAGGAAGAAGGTGAGAACGTGAGAGGGTTAGACGGTGGGAAGGAATCGGAGTGTCGGTCTAGTTCTCGGGTGAAATGGCGGGAGCGGCGGCGGGTGTGCGGAGGGAGTCTTGGAGAGTGGAGAAAACGATTTCGGGTGAAAGGTCGTTTAGAGAACCGCCGCCGGTGGGCGGGCAGCCGGGTGGTTGAAGGAGGATGTGCGGACCCGAGAAAACGGGGCCGGTGCGGACAGGATTGGTTGGGCCGAAGAGGGCGATGAGGGGCACGCCGAGGAGATTAGCGAGATGCATGCCGCCGGTGTCGTTGGTGACGAGGGCGGTGCAGCTGCGGAGTTTTTCCATGTAGGCGGGGAGATCGGTGCGGCCGGCGAGATTCTGGACCTGCGATTCGGAGTGGCCGGAGGCGATGGCGTCGGTGATCGCGCGGTCGTTGGTGGTGCCGAGCAGGAGAATGGTGGCGGTGGGGTGAGCGCGTAGTATGGAGTCGGTGAGCGTGCGCCAGTGAGCGACGGGCCAGCGTTTCTCGGGAGTGTTTTCGGAGCCGGCGATGAAACCGATGATCGGAGCGTTGCTGGCGGACTTGATAGAGGAGCTGGTGAAGAGAGGTGTCCGGTCGGCGGGGAGTTCGAGGCCGAAGTGGCGGAAGAGATTTTCCCAGAGTTCGAGCTGGTGGTGATTTTTTTCGTCGAAGTCGGCGGGGACTTCGTAGCGGTGGGTGAGGAGGGGGCGGCGGCGTCCATGTTTGACG from Nibricoccus aquaticus includes:
- a CDS encoding DUF4982 domain-containing protein — its product is MTHFLKNVAFAGGCFLSSVAMIAADVPAAREALDFNPGWRLHVGDPAGAQETRFDDAGWKPVTLPRAWNEDEAFKKDIKDLSTGIAWYRKTFVLPAGSGGRKVFLEFEGVRQAAEVWINGKLVGGHENGINAFGLDVTEQVRPAPEANVIAVRTDNAWDYRERLSGARYQWSDKNFNANYGGIPKNVRLHVTDRVYQTLPLYSHLGSTGVYVYATDFDVAARVATIHAESEIRNEATAARTFVYRVKVADRDGRTVAEFDGGRYTIAPRESVTARASARVKELNFWSWGYGYLYTVTTSLESEGQVFDSVVTRTGFRKTEFGQGVVKLNDRVIQLKGYAQRTSNEWPALGMSVPPWLSDYSNGLMVESGANLVRWMHIAPWKQDVESCDRVGLMQMLPAGDSERDAQGRQWVQRQEVMRDAIIYNRNNPSVLVYESGNNGISEAHMADMKAIRDRFDPHGGRAIGSRDMLDSHVTEYGGEMLYVNKSARQPMWQTEYSRDEGLRKYWDEFSPPYHKDGEGPPYRDAPAPTYNRNQDTHAIENVVRWYDFWRERPGTGTRVNSGGVNIIFSDTNTHYRGAENYRRSGEVDAMRIAKDGFFAHQVMWDGWVDVETPRAHILGHWNYAAGVTKPVTVVSSAESVELFLNGKSLGRGAQSTRFLFTFPSVAWQPGTLSAVGYDAKGAKICEASHVTAGEPRALKLTIQNGPDGLRADAADVALVQVEVVDAQGRRCPTALNLVDFELSGPAEWRGGIAQGPDNFILSRSLPVECGVNRVLVRSTLQAGKIVLTANAQGLASAKIELDSQAVETTDGWSRNPSAAALAGRLGRGPTPGTTSFKVTRKAVAVAKASALDGGDPALAFDDNEETAWSGKKAVTFELSRVALLSEITLKTAGFRARSYPIRITVDGVEVFRGVTARSLGYVTLPLKPVDGRVVRIEPLAGSEARDAFGGITELVDQKNATTGEQNVGAGALGIIEIEFYEPAEL
- a CDS encoding GH1 family beta-glucosidase: MPKYINTLSFPKNFTWGVAAAATQIEGAANADGKGESVWDRFAATPGKVFNGDTPAIACDHYHRFDEDFRLMKKLGAKNYRLSINWCRLYPQGDGSLNPAGVAFYDRLIDRLLAHGITPWVTFYHWDLPQALEDRGGWRARITPDAFAPYATTVVKTLGDRVKRWITLNEIPCFIGLSLKDGIHAPGTKDSDAVVNQAYHHALLAHGHAVRAVREHGGRGATVGLTHNPPSYLPLTETPADIDAARKCFHEGNWHLLDPVFKGHYPAGYLRAAGANRPKVQKGDLALISQPTDFLGLNIYAGSYVQAQRKRWRVLPFTGNFPQADLPWLRHTPQSNYWTPRHVQELYGVKSIYITENGAGYEDTPNADGEILDLHRREYLRNFLLAAQRATAEGVPLKGYFLWSFMDNYEWSEGYRKRFGIVYVDYATQKRTPKLSAHWYSQVMKENRVV
- a CDS encoding helix-turn-helix domain-containing protein, which produces MTSHEIRQTRTALKITQSELARRTNLSASDISRIECGHRDADENELAAIRAALGSGTESVGKGLMKSKVVEPVRTPEVPVVIVPAEIKPALTGTDLADPTSFGVLPDLSLLESARAGAADFRARCAAEIVKAQTILHTPRVPAAVWRAWRQFEKEASEMLRAGAVVVENQAPVVQTPPPVLQAESVVMAEAKAESKSFGSLFVEAARKLLPAETVERLNKEAEAALAADSSMGFMKHFRRVAESTLSGELLQQIADEAGRLLNSTDRLRSRRGRKQAA
- a CDS encoding DedA family protein, with product MDLIKKLIDFILHIDAHLAEIIQDYGLWTYAVLFAIIFAETGLVVTPFLPGDSLLFAAGAFCAMPDTGLNVHLMALLLFVAAVIGDTLNYWIGSKIGPRVFAREDSFFLRKKHLERAHAFFEKYGGRAIILARFVPIVRTFVPFVAGIGHMTYSRFIAYNIIGGFIWIYFFTYAGYLFGTHPFIQKNFKIVILAIILLSVLPIVFEFLRARHESKKAAKTASLPGKI
- a CDS encoding small basic protein; the encoded protein is MSQHKSLQGANGLVVKRNVLKRFERVDILKKRGQWKAGDRVQGLRKTKPDV
- the cutA gene encoding divalent-cation tolerance protein CutA — encoded protein: MLMIGWTTVATMPQAETLAAGLIESRLAACVQIEGPITSFYSWEGRTERSEEFRISIKFIATRESDIEKWLLTHHPYKTPEWITVRTENVSEKYLSWVKANTYN
- a CDS encoding DNA-directed RNA polymerase subunit omega, producing the protein MRDDYLKEAQKVINDPNVLINVVSRRVKQLKRGSRPLVESLEKLSSEDVALREVIEGKISFELAVGATNN
- the smpB gene encoding SsrA-binding protein SmpB translates to MSAQKKDPNRYTEIRNAKALRDYSVDEKFEAGLALKGTEVKSIRAGRAQISDSFGRFDKGELWMMNAHIEEYAYGNIANHITRRTRKLLLHKHQIRKIAQAMQVSGKALIPLRMYFKEALVKVEVALCTGKKNYDKRDDLKKKAEMDEVKKQMKTHRL